The Leptotrichia sp. OH3620_COT-345 genome segment ATTCCTTTTATTTCCGATAATCCCTCTTCTGTAATTTTTTCAGAATAAACCGTAATATTTGCTCAGTATTCTTTTAAAATTTCAATCTTTCTTTTTCCGATTTTACCTCCTCCTATGATTAATATTTCTTTATTTTCAAGATCTACAAACATTGGGAAAAACATTATCAATTCTCCTTTAATTTTTTAGTTTCAATTTTTATAATTGTACATACATTATAGTAAGAACATATTTTTTTGAAATTTATTTTTCCTGAAACAAATACTCTATTATCTGCTCAGCACACTTTCCTTCATTTTCATTGTGAAACTCTTTTTCAAAAACTCTATTTTTTGTCATATAAACTTTATCATAATATTTTTCAATCAAATTTCTTATTACAATATCAAACTCATCTTTTTTGACATTTTCAACATGTTCTGTTATCTGTTTTCCCCCTATATATTTTTCAAGTTTCCAAAGACATGAAATAATCTCTTCCTTACTATAGTTTTCCTTTAAATATTCTTCTTTTATTATTCCGATCCTTTTTTTCAATTGAGTTTCTATAAGTATTTTTCTTGAGTTTAATATTTTGTCGTATAAATACATGGGCATAACTATGTTTCCTATTCTCCTGCTTTCTCCTTCAACTATTACAGTATTCGTTCTGAATGACAAAATCCTTTTTAAAACCTGAGATTCAAAAAATTTTTGTGAATATCTTTCTCCTAATCCTATGTCTCCTAATAAAGAACCTCTATGATTGGCACATTCTTCCAAATCAAGCACATCATATCCTTTTTCTTCCAAAATTTTTAATATCTTAGTTTTTCCTGAGCCTGTTTTCCCATATAATGATATAAATTCGATTTTCCCTATCATTTCAG includes the following:
- the mnmH gene encoding tRNA 2-selenouridine(34) synthase MnmH; the protein is MIIAQSYEELLKKNRKLVFIDVRSPMEYKEAHIPGAVNIPVFSDIERKVIGTLYKEQGKKEAIKEALKVAGPKVYDIYMEIEKYIKKNTEIVVYCSRGGMRSSTIVSLFKEFSLPIVKLSKGYKGYRQYLNEKLPEMIGKIEFISLYGKTGSGKTKILKILEEKGYDVLDLEECANHRGSLLGDIGLGERYSQKFFESQVLKRILSFRTNTVIVEGESRRIGNIVMPMYLYDKILNSRKILIETQLKKRIGIIKEEYLKENYSKEEIISCLWKLEKYIGGKQITEHVENVKKDEFDIVIRNLIEKYYDKVYMTKNRVFEKEFHNENEGKCAEQIIEYLFQEK